The proteins below come from a single Cytobacillus luteolus genomic window:
- the ytfJ gene encoding GerW family sporulation protein, with product MSEHPIQGLMTTAMENLKQMIDVNTIIGDPVETPDGSVILTVSKVGFGFAAGGSEFQAGQQENKSDQQQSGGSKLPFGGGSGGGVSITPIAFLIVNASGVKLLHLDESTHLYEKILELAPQAVDKIQQMFKKNNQGQQNNQSNQGGQQQVSKQDFDI from the coding sequence ATGTCCGAACATCCTATTCAAGGATTAATGACCACAGCAATGGAAAATCTTAAACAAATGATTGATGTAAATACAATCATAGGTGATCCAGTTGAAACTCCAGATGGAAGTGTAATTCTTACAGTTTCAAAGGTTGGTTTTGGCTTTGCAGCCGGTGGTAGTGAATTCCAAGCAGGGCAGCAAGAAAATAAAAGTGACCAACAACAAAGTGGTGGGTCCAAGCTTCCGTTTGGTGGAGGTAGTGGTGGTGGGGTATCCATTACTCCAATTGCCTTTCTAATTGTGAATGCATCAGGTGTGAAATTGCTACACTTAGATGAAAGTACGCATTTATATGAAAAAATTCTTGAACTAGCACCACAAGCAGTAGATAAAATTCAACAAATGTTTAAAAAGAATAATCAAGGACAACAAAATAACCAATCAAATCAAGGTGGACAACAACAAGTTTCAAAACAGGATTTTGACATTTAA
- a CDS encoding RDD family protein, which produces MDHTIVQSNEDQIEEVSKQHNSNPLHANSAVPYAGFWMRFWAYLVDLIVIGSINRIIIYPVLRYFEFPLSDSNMFAISSVATAITFYLYFVLMTKFLSQTLGKMIFGLKVIELHGENIKWSTVFFREFIGKFISKFLFIGYILVAFLPKKQGLHDIFADTTVIHEK; this is translated from the coding sequence ATGGATCATACAATAGTACAATCAAATGAAGATCAAATAGAAGAAGTGAGCAAGCAGCATAACTCCAACCCATTACATGCTAATTCTGCAGTACCTTATGCTGGATTTTGGATGAGATTTTGGGCGTACTTAGTGGACTTAATTGTGATTGGGAGTATTAATCGAATTATAATCTATCCTGTATTACGTTATTTTGAATTTCCTCTATCAGATTCAAATATGTTTGCAATCAGCTCGGTAGCAACAGCCATCACATTTTACTTGTATTTTGTACTTATGACAAAATTCTTAAGCCAAACCTTAGGGAAAATGATATTTGGTCTAAAAGTAATCGAACTACATGGTGAAAATATAAAGTGGTCTACAGTCTTTTTTAGAGAGTTTATCGGTAAGTTTATTTCAAAGTTTTTATTCATTGGGTACATCTTAGTGGCCTTTTTACCAAAAAAGCAGGGTCTTCACGATATATTTGCAGATACAACTGTTATACATGAAAAATAA
- a CDS encoding DUF2953 domain-containing protein: MNWLLTIVGILVFLLIIVSITKLKVIIDLHHAGDDDHIIIKLFAWSGILRYTIKIPLIKIDKESPGIVVKHEEIAGNQKDKSNKGKNKFTPRDILLGIEDTTIIVQHVVNIHKIVRLFLSKVYITKFNWNTTLGIGDAAQTGLIVGLGWSLKGTLIGVISQYMKLMVHPTISITPSFQIPISETKLSCIFHFRIGHAILAGIRLIKYWKGGLPKFKTKPLSMLSGNQNKSV; the protein is encoded by the coding sequence TTGAATTGGCTACTAACAATAGTTGGCATACTAGTATTTTTACTCATTATTGTTTCAATTACTAAACTAAAAGTTATTATTGATCTTCACCACGCAGGTGATGATGACCATATAATCATAAAACTTTTCGCTTGGTCTGGAATACTCCGCTATACAATTAAAATACCATTAATCAAAATAGACAAAGAATCACCAGGGATTGTTGTTAAACATGAAGAAATCGCGGGTAACCAGAAAGACAAAAGTAATAAAGGGAAAAACAAATTTACACCTAGAGACATTCTTTTGGGTATTGAAGATACGACAATAATCGTGCAACATGTTGTGAACATACATAAAATTGTACGGCTATTCTTAAGCAAGGTATACATAACTAAATTTAATTGGAATACAACCCTTGGTATAGGGGATGCCGCGCAAACTGGATTAATTGTTGGATTAGGATGGTCCCTTAAAGGAACACTAATAGGAGTAATAAGTCAATATATGAAATTGATGGTACATCCAACCATTTCGATTACACCTTCCTTTCAAATCCCAATTTCCGAAACGAAATTATCATGTATTTTTCATTTTAGGATAGGGCATGCTATATTAGCAGGAATTAGACTGATTAAATATTGGAAAGGTGGATTACCAAAGTTTAAAACAAAGCCACTTTCCATGTTATCAGGTAATCAAAACAAATCAGTTTAA
- the tpx gene encoding thiol peroxidase produces the protein MANITFKNNPVTLLGNEVKVGDTAPDFTVLANDLSPVTLADSKGSVRLISVVPSIDTGVCDAQTRRFNEETTSLGNVKVLTVSVDLPFAQKRWCGANGIENVQTVSDHRDLSFGEAYGVHIKELRLLARAVFVVDSNDKVTHVEYVSEATNHPNYEAAIEAVKAAQ, from the coding sequence ATGGCAAACATCACATTTAAGAATAATCCAGTTACATTATTAGGAAATGAAGTGAAGGTTGGAGATACAGCACCTGACTTCACTGTACTAGCAAATGATCTATCACCAGTTACATTGGCTGATTCAAAAGGTTCTGTACGTTTAATTAGCGTTGTACCTTCAATTGATACAGGTGTATGTGATGCTCAAACACGTCGCTTCAACGAGGAAACTACAAGCCTTGGAAATGTAAAGGTACTTACAGTAAGTGTTGACTTACCTTTCGCTCAAAAACGTTGGTGCGGAGCTAACGGAATTGAGAATGTTCAAACAGTATCTGACCACAGAGACCTATCTTTTGGTGAAGCATATGGTGTACATATTAAAGAATTACGCTTATTAGCTCGTGCAGTATTTGTAGTTGATAGCAATGACAAAGTTACTCATGTTGAGTATGTAAGTGAAGCAACAAATCACCCTAATTATGAAGCGGCAATCGAAGCAGTAAAAGCAGCTCAGTAA
- the ald gene encoding alanine dehydrogenase encodes MRIGVPREIKNNENRVAMTPAGVVNLITSGHEVFIETNAGLGSNFTDEDYVNAGAKIVDTASEAWSMDMVMKVKEPLPSEYQYFREGLILFTYLHLAPEPELTKALTDNKVVGIAYETVQLPNGSLPLLTPMSEVAGRMSSQLGAQFLERPKGGKGILLAGVPGVSRGKVTIIGGGVAGTNAAKMAIGLGAQVTIIDLNPDRLRQLDDIFGKDITTLMSNPLNIAEAVSQSDLVIGAVLIPGARAPKLVTEEMVKSMAPGSVIVDIAIDQGGIFETTDRITTHDDPTYVKHDVVHYAVANMPGAVPRTSTIALTNVTVPYAIQIANKGYKQACLDNEALLKGINTLNGYVTYKAVAESHELAYSDARTLLN; translated from the coding sequence ATGCGTATTGGTGTACCTAGAGAAATAAAAAATAATGAAAATCGTGTAGCGATGACACCAGCTGGTGTAGTGAACCTAATTACATCTGGACACGAAGTATTTATCGAAACAAATGCAGGCCTTGGCTCAAATTTTACTGACGAAGATTACGTAAATGCTGGTGCTAAAATAGTAGATACTGCTTCTGAGGCTTGGTCAATGGATATGGTTATGAAAGTAAAAGAGCCACTACCATCTGAATATCAATATTTCCGTGAAGGATTAATTTTATTTACATATTTACACTTAGCTCCAGAGCCTGAGTTAACAAAGGCATTAACCGACAACAAAGTAGTTGGTATTGCTTATGAGACGGTTCAGCTTCCTAACGGGTCACTACCTTTATTAACACCTATGAGCGAGGTAGCAGGACGTATGTCATCCCAGTTGGGTGCACAATTCCTTGAAAGACCAAAGGGTGGAAAAGGAATTTTACTTGCTGGAGTTCCTGGTGTTAGTCGTGGAAAAGTAACAATTATCGGTGGTGGTGTAGCTGGAACAAATGCTGCTAAAATGGCAATTGGTTTAGGTGCACAAGTAACAATTATCGACTTAAACCCAGATCGTTTACGTCAACTTGATGACATTTTTGGTAAAGACATTACTACATTAATGTCAAATCCTTTAAACATTGCTGAAGCAGTTTCCCAATCTGACTTAGTTATTGGTGCAGTTTTGATTCCAGGGGCAAGAGCACCTAAGCTAGTTACTGAAGAAATGGTAAAATCAATGGCACCAGGCTCAGTAATCGTAGATATTGCAATTGACCAAGGTGGAATTTTTGAAACGACTGACCGTATAACTACTCATGATGATCCTACTTATGTTAAACATGATGTAGTACACTATGCAGTAGCAAATATGCCAGGTGCCGTACCGCGTACTTCTACAATTGCTTTAACGAATGTTACAGTACCTTATGCAATTCAAATTGCAAATAAAGGGTACAAGCAAGCATGTTTAGATAATGAAGCTTTATTAAAAGGAATCAATACATTAAACGGTTATGTAACATACAAAGCTGTTGCAGAATCACACGAACTTGCATACTCAGATGCAAGAACTTTATTAAATTAA
- a CDS encoding metal-dependent hydrolase: MKVSYHGHSVVKIETNGKTIIIDPFITGNNSTDLDATNLKVDVILLTHGHNDHVGDTVGLAKKNNALVIAPFELAEFIGWQGVNVHPMHIGGKHDFEFGTVKLTPAFHGSSYTNYETKEITYTGMPSGILFTSEGKTIYHAGDTALFSDLKLIGERNIIDVAFLPIGDNFTMGPEDAVLAAEWLHAKKVVPIHYNTFPVIEQDPVSFVQKLNTDVGLVLKPGEGINL; the protein is encoded by the coding sequence ATGAAGGTATCTTATCACGGACATTCAGTTGTGAAAATAGAGACTAATGGCAAGACAATAATTATTGACCCGTTTATCACTGGGAATAATTCAACGGACTTAGATGCTACTAATCTGAAGGTTGATGTGATTCTACTAACTCATGGACACAATGATCATGTTGGAGACACGGTAGGGCTTGCGAAGAAAAATAATGCACTTGTTATTGCTCCTTTTGAGTTGGCTGAATTTATTGGCTGGCAAGGGGTAAATGTACACCCAATGCATATTGGTGGTAAACATGATTTTGAATTTGGCACAGTTAAATTGACTCCTGCTTTTCATGGATCAAGCTATACAAATTATGAGACAAAAGAAATTACGTACACTGGTATGCCAAGTGGTATTCTGTTCACTTCTGAAGGGAAAACAATTTATCATGCAGGTGATACGGCTTTATTCTCAGATTTAAAATTAATAGGTGAGAGAAACATCATTGACGTAGCCTTCTTACCAATCGGTGATAATTTCACAATGGGGCCAGAGGATGCAGTACTTGCTGCCGAGTGGTTACATGCAAAAAAAGTAGTTCCCATTCATTACAATACCTTTCCAGTTATTGAACAGGACCCAGTGAGCTTTGTGCAAAAACTAAATACAGATGTAGGACTTGTTCTCAAACCAGGTGAGGGCATAAACTTATAA
- a CDS encoding M24 family metallopeptidase codes for MKHRIEELSNWLQQEDITMSFLTSTANVFYLSGFYTNPHERLLGLCVFQDQEPILICPNMEVSQARSKGWEYEIIGYSDTDNPWSMIQASLNKRNITPTKIAVEKEHMNIERYEKLQELFGNPVFVAAEEKMHLLRMVKDEKEATILRQAAELADFGVEVGVNAIAEGKPELEILATIEYELKKKGINQMSFATMVLTGLKTASPHGKPGLDLVQKGDLVLFDLGVVLDGYCSDITRTVAFGSINEKQKEIYETVLRAQKEAVEASKPGVAIGSIDTIARDVITEAGFGEYFTHRIGHGLGIDVHEFPSMNATNTMLLQRGMSYTIEPGIYVPSIGGVRIEDDLLITEDGVEILTSYPKELQIIK; via the coding sequence ATGAAGCATAGAATTGAAGAGTTATCAAACTGGTTACAGCAAGAGGATATTACGATGAGCTTTTTAACATCAACGGCTAATGTCTTTTATTTAAGTGGGTTTTATACTAACCCCCACGAGCGATTATTAGGTTTATGTGTATTTCAAGACCAAGAGCCAATTTTAATCTGCCCAAATATGGAGGTATCTCAGGCTCGTTCAAAAGGTTGGGAATATGAGATTATTGGTTATAGTGATACTGATAATCCTTGGAGTATGATCCAGGCGTCATTAAATAAGCGTAATATTACCCCTACAAAAATAGCTGTAGAAAAAGAACACATGAATATTGAACGTTATGAAAAATTGCAGGAGCTTTTCGGTAATCCTGTCTTTGTAGCTGCAGAAGAAAAGATGCATCTTCTACGTATGGTGAAGGATGAAAAGGAAGCAACTATTTTAAGACAAGCAGCAGAGTTAGCAGACTTTGGCGTTGAAGTAGGAGTTAATGCAATTGCCGAAGGAAAGCCTGAGCTCGAAATTTTGGCTACGATTGAGTATGAACTAAAGAAAAAAGGGATAAATCAAATGTCATTTGCAACCATGGTGTTGACTGGACTAAAAACAGCTTCTCCACATGGTAAGCCAGGGTTAGATCTTGTTCAAAAAGGTGATTTAGTTCTATTTGACCTTGGAGTTGTTTTAGATGGATATTGCTCTGATATTACTAGAACAGTGGCATTCGGATCTATTAACGAAAAACAGAAGGAAATCTATGAGACGGTATTACGAGCGCAAAAAGAAGCTGTTGAAGCAAGTAAGCCGGGAGTGGCGATTGGATCCATTGACACGATTGCTCGTGATGTTATCACAGAGGCCGGTTTCGGTGAGTACTTCACACATCGTATTGGCCATGGATTAGGAATAGATGTTCATGAATTTCCATCTATGAATGCAACAAACACAATGCTGCTTCAAAGAGGGATGTCATACACTATTGAACCTGGAATTTATGTTCCGTCTATCGGAGGAGTTCGAATCGAGGACGATCTCTTAATTACAGAAGATGGGGTAGAAATATTAACAAGCTATCCAAAGGAATTACAAATTATTAAGTGA
- a CDS encoding MogA/MoaB family molybdenum cofactor biosynthesis protein, with translation MSSLEHKQQAPLTVNCKVITVSDTRSEETDKSGKTMIAFLLEHEHKIIEYEIVKDEKEAIHRSVLAGCENPNIDVVLTNGGTGIAKRDVTIETIEEILEKEIVGFGELFRMLSYTEDIGSSAILSRAIAGVAKNTAIFSTPGSTGAVKLAMNKLIIPELGHVVREIKKDL, from the coding sequence ATGAGTTCACTAGAGCATAAACAGCAAGCGCCATTAACAGTGAACTGTAAGGTCATTACAGTAAGTGATACTAGATCAGAGGAAACAGATAAAAGCGGGAAAACAATGATAGCCTTTCTTCTGGAACATGAACATAAAATCATAGAATATGAAATTGTAAAAGATGAAAAAGAAGCTATTCATAGGTCAGTATTAGCTGGCTGTGAAAACCCAAATATTGATGTAGTCCTAACGAATGGTGGAACTGGGATTGCTAAACGAGATGTTACGATTGAAACGATAGAGGAGATTTTAGAAAAGGAGATTGTAGGCTTTGGTGAATTATTTAGGATGCTAAGTTACACTGAAGATATAGGCTCATCTGCTATTTTATCAAGGGCGATAGCAGGTGTAGCAAAAAATACGGCAATCTTTTCTACTCCAGGTTCAACAGGTGCCGTTAAGTTGGCAATGAATAAACTCATTATCCCGGAACTTGGCCATGTAGTGAGAGAGATTAAAAAAGATTTATAA
- a CDS encoding DRTGG domain-containing protein, whose translation MATKHEQILEHIDSLPVGEKISVRQIAKDMKVSEGTAYRAIKDAENKGYVSTIERVGTIRIEKKKKENIEKLTFAEVVNIVDGQVLGGRAGLHKTLNKFVIGAMKLEAMMRYTGAGNLLIVGNRTNAHELALKAGAAVLITGGFDTEDHVKKLADELQLPIISSTYDTFTVATMINRAIYDQLIKKEIVLVEDILTPLEATVYLSNQDNVGRWFDLNVKTGHSRFPVVDQQLKVVGIVSGKDIIGQEHSTLIEKVMTKHPMTALEKTSVASASHMMVWEGIEVLPVVDQGNKLQGLISRQDVLKALQMIGRQPQVGDTIDDIVTNRFVEIVGDKKDEEVYRCEVSPQMTNYLGTISYGVFTTIVTEAANRVLRSYKKGDLVIENITIYFIKPVQIDSMIDIKPKVLEVGRKFGKVDVEVYNEGVVVGKALMMVQIIDR comes from the coding sequence TTGGCTACAAAACATGAACAAATTTTAGAACATATTGACAGCCTTCCAGTCGGCGAAAAAATATCAGTTAGGCAAATTGCAAAGGATATGAAGGTTAGTGAGGGTACCGCATATCGTGCAATTAAGGATGCTGAAAATAAAGGGTATGTTAGCACGATTGAACGTGTTGGGACAATACGTATTGAAAAAAAGAAAAAAGAGAATATCGAGAAGCTAACATTTGCTGAAGTCGTTAACATTGTTGATGGTCAGGTATTAGGCGGACGAGCAGGTTTACATAAAACATTGAATAAATTTGTAATTGGTGCAATGAAGCTTGAAGCAATGATGCGTTACACTGGGGCAGGAAATTTACTAATCGTTGGTAATAGAACAAATGCCCACGAGTTAGCCTTAAAAGCTGGTGCAGCTGTGTTGATTACAGGTGGATTTGATACAGAAGATCATGTGAAAAAGCTAGCAGATGAATTACAGTTACCGATTATTTCTAGTACTTATGATACGTTTACAGTAGCAACGATGATTAATCGTGCTATTTATGACCAATTAATCAAGAAAGAGATTGTACTAGTGGAGGATATATTAACACCTCTTGAAGCTACTGTTTACTTATCAAATCAAGATAATGTGGGTAGATGGTTTGACTTAAATGTAAAAACTGGTCATAGCCGATTCCCAGTTGTAGATCAACAGCTAAAGGTAGTTGGGATTGTTTCAGGCAAAGATATTATTGGTCAAGAACATTCAACTTTAATTGAAAAGGTAATGACTAAACATCCGATGACTGCCCTAGAAAAGACATCGGTTGCATCAGCATCTCACATGATGGTATGGGAAGGAATTGAGGTCCTACCTGTAGTAGACCAAGGAAATAAATTGCAAGGATTGATTAGTCGTCAGGATGTTTTAAAAGCACTTCAAATGATAGGCAGACAGCCACAGGTTGGGGATACAATCGATGATATAGTAACAAATCGTTTTGTTGAAATTGTTGGAGATAAAAAAGACGAAGAGGTATATCGTTGTGAAGTGTCTCCACAAATGACGAACTATCTAGGTACAATTTCATATGGTGTTTTTACAACGATTGTAACTGAAGCAGCCAATAGGGTATTACGCTCCTATAAAAAAGGAGACTTAGTAATTGAAAACATAACCATTTATTTTATAAAGCCCGTTCAAATTGACAGTATGATTGATATTAAGCCAAAGGTTCTAGAGGTTGGTAGGAAATTTGGTAAGGTAGACGTTGAGGTATATAATGAAGGTGTTGTTGTAGGTAAGGCCTTAATGATGGTTCAAATTATTGATCGCTAA
- a CDS encoding acetate kinase, translated as MSKIIAINAGSSSLKFQLFEMPSEKVVTKGLVERIGLDNAIFNITVNGNKQTETTEIPDHSVAVKILLAKLTDLEIIQSLNEIQGIGHRVVHGGEIFNDSVLLTDEVISKIEELSELAPLHNPANITGIKAFKEVLPDVPAVAVFDTAFHQTMPEKSFLYSLPYEYYEKYGIRKYGFHGTSHKYISERAAQLLGRPKEQLRLISCHLGNGASIAAIEGGKSIDTSMGFTPLAGVAMGTRSGNIDPALIPYIMEKTGQTADEVLDVLNKKSGILGVSGFSSDLRDIEQQAGEGNERAELALEVFASRIHKYLGSYAARMSGVDAIIFTAGIGENSDTIRARVLRGLEFMGVYWDPTLNKVRGEEAFISYPHSPVKVLVIPTNEEVMIARDVVRLAQ; from the coding sequence ATGTCTAAAATAATTGCAATAAATGCAGGAAGCTCTTCATTAAAGTTTCAGTTGTTTGAAATGCCTAGTGAAAAAGTAGTAACAAAAGGGCTAGTTGAGCGTATAGGGCTAGATAATGCTATTTTCAATATAACAGTGAACGGAAACAAACAGACAGAAACGACAGAAATACCTGACCATTCTGTTGCCGTAAAAATATTACTTGCAAAACTAACGGACCTTGAGATCATTCAATCTTTAAATGAAATACAAGGTATTGGCCATCGAGTGGTTCATGGTGGTGAAATCTTTAATGACTCTGTTTTATTGACTGATGAGGTCATTAGTAAAATAGAAGAATTATCTGAATTAGCACCTTTACATAATCCAGCTAATATAACCGGAATTAAGGCTTTTAAAGAGGTGCTACCAGATGTTCCTGCAGTAGCAGTTTTTGATACTGCATTTCATCAAACGATGCCCGAAAAATCATTCCTATATAGCTTGCCATATGAGTATTATGAAAAGTATGGTATTAGAAAGTATGGATTCCATGGGACATCCCATAAATATATATCGGAACGAGCAGCTCAACTACTCGGCCGACCAAAGGAACAGCTTCGCTTAATATCTTGTCACTTAGGAAATGGTGCCAGTATTGCTGCGATAGAAGGTGGTAAGTCCATAGACACCTCGATGGGTTTCACTCCTTTAGCTGGTGTGGCAATGGGGACGAGATCTGGTAACATTGACCCTGCATTAATTCCTTATATTATGGAAAAAACGGGGCAAACTGCTGACGAAGTACTAGATGTCTTGAATAAGAAAAGTGGTATTCTTGGTGTTTCAGGCTTTTCTAGTGATTTAAGGGATATTGAACAACAGGCTGGAGAAGGAAATGAGCGCGCAGAATTAGCCTTAGAGGTCTTTGCAAGCAGGATTCATAAATATTTAGGGTCATATGCAGCACGTATGTCTGGAGTTGATGCAATCATCTTTACGGCTGGTATTGGTGAAAATAGTGATACAATTCGTGCTCGAGTATTAAGAGGTTTAGAATTTATGGGAGTATATTGGGATCCTACATTAAACAAGGTACGTGGAGAAGAAGCGTTTATTAGCTATCCACACTCCCCTGTTAAAGTTCTTGTTATTCCTACTAATGAAGAAGTGATGATTGCAAGGGACGTTGTTAGATTAGCTCAATAA
- a CDS encoding EcsC family protein: MSLTSREKQVVEEIKTWEQKLYQYEPNDFEATYNKWLERAFELIPEEVRSEFFLKLDNMLFHLHAAIQGTQLQMDARQRILTSARTFYKEIEDVSDLKNLSIDQLIYLADHQIAKHRLYSVAQGGLTGTGGVLLLGSDLPAMTIINLRVVQLIAMTYGYEVNTPHEMMTSLKVFHAATLPNSIQHKGWEGLIDELDGTDEHFFFYEGSDELTDVTWMAHPLKQLMKAMLIIVFRRKIVQGVPLIGMAIGAGMNYQLTRKVTEFAHKYYQLRYLKEKEGLSL; this comes from the coding sequence TTGAGTTTAACTTCAAGAGAAAAACAAGTAGTAGAAGAAATTAAAACATGGGAACAAAAGCTCTATCAATATGAACCAAATGACTTTGAAGCAACGTACAATAAATGGTTAGAAAGAGCATTTGAGTTAATTCCAGAGGAAGTTAGGAGTGAATTTTTTCTTAAATTAGATAACATGCTTTTTCATTTGCATGCCGCTATACAAGGAACTCAACTTCAAATGGATGCCCGTCAACGAATACTTACATCAGCCCGAACCTTTTATAAGGAAATTGAAGATGTTAGTGATCTAAAAAACCTATCAATTGACCAGTTAATTTATCTAGCTGATCATCAAATTGCTAAACATAGATTATATTCAGTTGCCCAAGGTGGTTTGACTGGAACAGGTGGTGTATTATTACTTGGTTCGGACCTTCCAGCGATGACAATTATTAATTTACGAGTGGTCCAATTAATTGCTATGACGTATGGATATGAGGTGAATACTCCACATGAAATGATGACTTCTCTAAAGGTGTTCCATGCTGCAACCCTGCCAAACTCCATTCAGCACAAAGGCTGGGAAGGTTTAATTGATGAGCTAGATGGAACAGATGAACATTTTTTCTTTTATGAGGGAAGTGATGAGCTTACTGACGTAACTTGGATGGCACATCCACTTAAACAATTAATGAAAGCCATGTTAATTATCGTCTTTAGAAGGAAAATTGTACAAGGAGTTCCATTAATTGGAATGGCGATTGGTGCAGGTATGAATTACCAGTTAACAAGAAAAGTAACTGAATTTGCACATAAATATTATCAACTCCGCTATTTAAAGGAAAAGGAAGGTCTCTCTCTATGA
- a CDS encoding class I SAM-dependent methyltransferase codes for MNSPVEHLFTVLNKTAEILQEELSCSYLDAIAETGENLFHETILQDEVSELTKKRLEKEYSLIKMDKFSNEEIRKAFQLLILKGMKNSAQPNHQMTPDTVGLFISYLITKLMEKKSNFTILDPAIGSGNLLTTILNQNSNKEITGFGVDIDDLLVKLAYVSANLQQHSIQLFNQDSLEQLFIEPVDMVVSDLPVGYYPNDIGAEKFELRAEKGHSYSHHLFIEQSMKQVKEGGYLLFLIPNSLFNSEQAVKLNQYIKDNSFIQGLIQLPISLFASESAAKSIFILQRKGATIIPPKQALLVDLPKFSNKVAMNDIIERINEWFKEEKSESSPV; via the coding sequence GTGAACTCTCCTGTAGAACATCTTTTTACAGTGTTAAATAAAACAGCAGAAATACTTCAAGAAGAACTTTCATGTTCCTATTTAGATGCTATTGCCGAAACAGGCGAAAATCTATTCCACGAAACAATCCTTCAAGATGAAGTTTCAGAACTTACCAAAAAAAGACTTGAAAAAGAGTACAGTCTAATTAAAATGGACAAGTTTTCAAATGAGGAAATTAGAAAAGCGTTTCAGCTTCTTATTCTAAAAGGAATGAAAAATAGCGCACAACCAAATCATCAAATGACACCTGATACAGTTGGCCTATTTATTAGCTACTTAATAACGAAACTGATGGAAAAGAAAAGTAATTTTACAATTTTAGACCCAGCAATTGGTTCAGGCAATCTACTAACGACTATATTGAATCAAAATAGCAACAAAGAAATAACTGGCTTTGGTGTTGATATCGATGACCTATTAGTAAAGCTAGCTTATGTAAGTGCGAACCTCCAACAGCATTCGATTCAGTTATTTAATCAGGATAGCTTAGAGCAGCTATTTATCGAACCAGTTGACATGGTTGTTAGTGATTTACCTGTTGGATATTATCCAAATGATATTGGTGCAGAGAAGTTTGAATTACGTGCAGAAAAGGGTCATTCATACTCCCACCATTTATTTATAGAGCAAAGTATGAAACAAGTTAAAGAAGGAGGTTATTTACTCTTCTTAATACCGAATTCCCTGTTTAATAGTGAACAAGCAGTTAAATTAAACCAATATATAAAAGATAACAGTTTTATTCAAGGGTTAATTCAACTACCTATTTCCCTTTTTGCGAGTGAAAGTGCGGCCAAAAGTATTTTTATCCTTCAAAGAAAGGGAGCAACTATAATTCCTCCTAAGCAGGCTCTATTAGTAGACTTACCTAAGTTCTCGAATAAAGTTGCTATGAATGACATTATCGAAAGAATCAATGAATGGTTTAAAGAAGAAAAATCAGAGTCTAGCCCAGTTTAA
- a CDS encoding universal stress protein, with product MSLTYTKILVAVDGSKESDWAFKKAIEISKRNNASLVITHIIDTRSFATVEAYDRSIVLRAEKFAKELLDEYHTRAEKEDVKNLYTVLEYGSPKVKIAKEIAPKHEIDLIVCGGSGLNAVERFLIGSVSENITRSATCDVLIVKSEKDEH from the coding sequence ATGAGCTTAACTTATACTAAAATTCTTGTTGCTGTTGATGGATCAAAGGAATCTGATTGGGCATTTAAAAAGGCAATTGAAATCTCAAAACGTAACAATGCTAGCTTAGTCATTACACATATTATAGACACAAGGTCTTTTGCAACTGTTGAAGCGTATGATAGGTCAATTGTGTTAAGAGCTGAAAAGTTTGCTAAAGAACTTTTAGATGAATATCACACACGAGCTGAGAAAGAAGACGTCAAAAACTTATATACTGTTTTAGAATATGGGTCCCCAAAAGTTAAAATAGCAAAAGAAATCGCTCCAAAGCATGAAATAGATTTAATTGTATGTGGTGGTTCAGGCTTAAACGCAGTAGAACGATTCTTAATCGGAAGTGTCTCTGAAAACATCACACGTTCTGCAACCTGTGACGTTTTAATTGTAAAATCTGAAAAAGACGAACACTAA